A single region of the Brassica rapa cultivar Chiifu-401-42 chromosome A03, CAAS_Brap_v3.01, whole genome shotgun sequence genome encodes:
- the LOC103856945 gene encoding uncharacterized protein LOC103856945 isoform X2: MFLSTENPPHDPLSSSSPATSSLLHLTTSSHELGQSHLQNFSIRDYAYSNRKNSIKNSWPFSPKSLQICSTHGVTDPLPPFETTASSSSGKQIVSHVHRGTGLAKLGLKGGCSQSRVIKNGFGTSTSVSKSKVEIVVAGTSNNNKNSKKCGRGGGGMVKSKEDTCGGGLVMTTTCPICKTFSSASNTTLNAHIDQCLSADSELPPVSTYKPNKHRVDQRLSVDSAVPPVSSTKPNKPRVNQCLSVDLSVPPVSTKPNKPRAKPQMKVKTMVDIYASAKRCTLEDLDKRNGTTWVSILSHTNRVVADKVSKKRKASPVGVGPVYIDAKGQKLRILTEFSEKKTCTTTTLREQHEGGSSEKKSSSQGSKENSKSLRKRRLGKKHYKYLKLTNLKANNTSEVPDYQRVFCGEGSSKGHRRIYNQRMLSKPGLVSKRLNEKGHKLYDLRDQPSEDDDDSWSGGERLVLRGTDSSPLKKQKEVSGRNKAMFGSKGAQSRSFRVQMSEKEEASLAVAHLDTLQVKKRLASIQENKYPLGKNVSEVSPRATSMRKVSPQFVANGWRRLSLPVELKKARLDSSEEEEAGKWESEMTQERELSDDDYVSGYDDTPSFDDDDDEESSDEEDEDNSNNNNSRANVLDKSNDATPSERAMYYYSEEVEEMIYRQTTCDEDVRFESEVRGKGSLFVEVDTIPIPGPPGSFLPSPRDMCYDENLGNSSVITSQFHSFDRNSSESPVSAVSNVAAGKLSFPVELSSSYTTTPMSFCVPSHHETITEAELMTVGKTEPPPRLRSNDHESCCCCQRKERISEGIALKHQTSHLLQRRGASYSSHLDTTNHPFEESPYMIQQDLELQSKFSSRAVVVPPSPNPVLRLMGKDLMVMNQGEADKVEASRDSLKPPTQFLDSLHCPAGTGLYFNTGLYLRNSFESTHHQPQTPQAQAQTQTQASPVRHSFDDHVRYFSPS, encoded by the exons ATGTTCTTGTCCACTGAGAACCCACCACATGACCcactttcatcttcttctcctgcTACTTCCAGTTTATTACATCTCACCACTTCTTCACATGAGTTAGGTCAATCCCATCTCCAAAACTTCTCCATCAG AGATTACGCGTATAGTAACAGAAAGAACAGCATCAAGAACAGCTGGCCATTTTCTCCTAAAAGTCTCCAAATTTGTTCAACTCATGGCGTAACTGATCCTTTGCCACCGTTTGAGACAACGGCTAGTTCATCGTCAGGGAAGCAGATCGTATCTCATGTCCATAGAGGAACTGGTTTGGCTAAACTTGGGCTAAAAGGAGGTTGTAGCCAATCAAGGGTCATCAAGAATGGTTTTGGTACGAGTACAAGTGTTTCGAAGTCTAAGGTAGAGATAGTAGTAGCTGGTACAAGTAATAACAACAAGAACAGTAAAAAGTGTggacgaggaggaggaggaatgGTGAAATCCAAAGAAGATACTTGTGGTGGTGGCCTCGTGATGACGACAACATGTCCTATTTGCAAAACCTTCTCATCAGCTTCCAACACTACTTTGAATGCTCACATCGATCAGTGTCTGTCTGCTGATTCAGAACTGCCACCTGTTAGTACTTATAAGCCAAACAAGCATAGAGTTGATCAGCGTCTGTCTGTTGATTCAGCCGTGCCACCTGTTAGTAGTACTAAGCCAAACAAGCCTAGAGTTAATCAGTGTCTGTCTGTTGATTTATCCGTGCCACCGGTTAGCACCAAGCCAAACAAGCCTAGAGCTAAGCCACAGATGAAAGTTAAAACGATGGTTGATATTTATGCTTCTGCTAAAAGATGCACGTTAGAAGATCTTGACAAGAGAAATGGAACTACGTGGGTGTCCATTTTGAGTCACACGAATCGAGTTGTTGCTGATAAAGTGTCCAAGAAGCGGAAAGCTTCTCCTGTGGGCGTTGGTCCGGTTTATATCGATGCCAAGGGTCAAAAACTGCGGATTCTAACAGAGTTCAGCGAGAAGAAGACTTGTACTACTACTACATTGAGAGAGCAGCATGAGGGTGGTAGTAGTGAAAAGAAGAGTTCAAGCCAAGGTAGTAAAGAAAACAGTAAAAGCTTGAGGAAGAGACGTCTGGGAAAGAAACATTACAAGTATCTTAAACTAACCAATCTCAAAGCCAATAATACATCAGAg GTACCAGATTATCAAAGAGTGTTTTGCGGAGAAGGTAGCAGCAAGGGTCATCGTAGAATCTATAACCAGCGGATGTTATCAAAACCTGGTCTGGTTTCAAAGAGGCTAAATGAGAAAGGACATAAACTTTATGATTTGCGGGATCAGCCAtctgaggatgatgatgattcatGGTCAGGAGGAGAGCGTCTTGTGTTGAGAGGTACTGATTCATCCCCTTTGAAGAAACAGAAGGAAGTCTCTGGAAGGAATAAGGCTATGTTTGGGAGTAAAGGAGCTCAAAGTCGTTCATTTAGAGTTCAGATGAGTGAAAAGGAGGAGGCATCACTTGCAGTAGCTCATTTAGACACCCTCCAAGTCAAGAAGAGACTTGCTTCGATTCAAGAAAATAAGTATCCACTTGGAAAGAATGTCAGCGAGGTTTCTCCTCGTGCAACTAGCATGAGAAAGGTGTCCCCACAATTCGTAGCAAATGGCTGGAGACGACTATCTCTGCCTGTGGAGCTAAAGAAAGCTCGGCTGGATTCgtctgaggaagaagaagctggAAAATGGGAATCTGAAATGACACAAGAACGTGAACTCTCAGATGATGATTATGTTTCTGGTTATGATGATACTCCTTcatttgatgatgatgatgacgaagaAAGTAGTGATGAGGAGGATGAAGATAatagcaacaacaacaacagtagAGCCAATGTGTTGGACAAAAGCAATGATGCTACACCTAGCGAGAGAGCAATGTATTATTACTCTGAAGAAGTTGAGGAAATGATTTATAGGCAAACCACTTGTGATGAAGATGTGAGGTTTGAATCTGAGGTGAGAGGAAAAGGAAGCTTATTTGTAGAGGTTGATACCATTCCCATTCCAGGACCTCCTGGCTCATTTCTACCTAGTCCCAGGGACATGTGTTACGATGAGAATCTTGGAAACTCGTCTGTTATCACAAGCCAGTTCCATTCTTTCGACAGAAACTCATCTGAATCACCTGTTTCTGCTGTTTCAAACGTTGCAGCTGGTAAGTTGAGTTTCCCTGTGGAGTTATCTTCTTCCTACACGACAACACCGATGAGCTTTTGTGTTCCATCTCATCATGAGACAATCACCGAGGCTGAGCTGATGACTGTTGGCAAGACAGAACCACCTCCAAGACTTAGAAGCAACGATCATGAGTCTTGTTGTTGTTGCcagagaaaagagagaatctCTGAGGGGATTGCTTTGAAGCATCAAACATCTCATCTACTGCAGAGAAGAGGTGCTTCTTATTCGTCACATTTGGATACAACAAATCATCCGTTTGAGGAGTCACCGTACATGATCCAGCAAGACTTAGAACTTCAGAGTAAATTCTCCAGCAGAGCTGTTGTTGTGCCTCCAAGTCCTAACCCGGTTTTGCGGTTGATGGGAAAAGACCTGATGGTCATGAACCAAGGAGAAGCAGACAAGGTAGAAGCATCTCGGGATAGCTTAAAACCACCCACTCAGTTTCTTGATTCTCTTCATTGCCCAGCTGGAACCGGCTTATACTTCAACACAGGTCTCTATTTAAGAAACAGTTTCGAGTCAACACATCATCAACCACAGACACCACAAGCACAAGCACAGACACAAACACAAGCTTCACCAGTCCGACACAGTTTTGATGATCATGTAAGGTACTTTTCTCCGAGCTAG
- the LOC103856945 gene encoding uncharacterized protein LOC103856945 isoform X3: MFLSTENPPHDPLSSSSPATSSLLHLTTSSHELGQSHLQNFSIRDYAYSNRKNSIKNSWPFSPKSLQICSTHGVTDPLPPFETTASSSSGKQIVSHVHRGTGLAKLGLKGGCSQSRVIKNGFGTSTSVSKSKVEIVVAGTSNNNKNSKKCGRGGGGMVKSKEDTCGGGLVMTTTCPICKTFSSASNTTLNAHIDQCLSADSELPPVSTYKPNKHRVDQRLSVDSAVPPVSSTKPNKPRVNQCLSVDLSVPPVSTKPNKPRAKPQMKVKTMVDIYASAKRCTLEDLDKRNGTTWVSILSHTNRVVADKVSKKRKASPVGVGPVYIDAKGQKLRILTEFSEKKTCTTTTLREQHEGGSKENSKSLRKRRLGKKHYKYLKLTNLKANNTSEQVPDYQRVFCGEGSSKGHRRIYNQRMLSKPGLVSKRLNEKGHKLYDLRDQPSEDDDDSWSGGERLVLRGTDSSPLKKQKEVSGRNKAMFGSKGAQSRSFRVQMSEKEEASLAVAHLDTLQVKKRLASIQENKYPLGKNVSEVSPRATSMRKVSPQFVANGWRRLSLPVELKKARLDSSEEEEAGKWESEMTQERELSDDDYVSGYDDTPSFDDDDDEESSDEEDEDNSNNNNSRANVLDKSNDATPSERAMYYYSEEVEEMIYRQTTCDEDVRFESEVRGKGSLFVEVDTIPIPGPPGSFLPSPRDMCYDENLGNSSVITSQFHSFDRNSSESPVSAVSNVAAGKLSFPVELSSSYTTTPMSFCVPSHHETITEAELMTVGKTEPPPRLRSNDHESCCCCQRKERISEGIALKHQTSHLLQRRGASYSSHLDTTNHPFEESPYMIQQDLELQSKFSSRAVVVPPSPNPVLRLMGKDLMVMNQGEADKVEASRDSLKPPTQFLDSLHCPAGTGLYFNTGLYLRNSFESTHHQPQTPQAQAQTQTQASPVRHSFDDHVRYFSPS; the protein is encoded by the exons ATGTTCTTGTCCACTGAGAACCCACCACATGACCcactttcatcttcttctcctgcTACTTCCAGTTTATTACATCTCACCACTTCTTCACATGAGTTAGGTCAATCCCATCTCCAAAACTTCTCCATCAG AGATTACGCGTATAGTAACAGAAAGAACAGCATCAAGAACAGCTGGCCATTTTCTCCTAAAAGTCTCCAAATTTGTTCAACTCATGGCGTAACTGATCCTTTGCCACCGTTTGAGACAACGGCTAGTTCATCGTCAGGGAAGCAGATCGTATCTCATGTCCATAGAGGAACTGGTTTGGCTAAACTTGGGCTAAAAGGAGGTTGTAGCCAATCAAGGGTCATCAAGAATGGTTTTGGTACGAGTACAAGTGTTTCGAAGTCTAAGGTAGAGATAGTAGTAGCTGGTACAAGTAATAACAACAAGAACAGTAAAAAGTGTggacgaggaggaggaggaatgGTGAAATCCAAAGAAGATACTTGTGGTGGTGGCCTCGTGATGACGACAACATGTCCTATTTGCAAAACCTTCTCATCAGCTTCCAACACTACTTTGAATGCTCACATCGATCAGTGTCTGTCTGCTGATTCAGAACTGCCACCTGTTAGTACTTATAAGCCAAACAAGCATAGAGTTGATCAGCGTCTGTCTGTTGATTCAGCCGTGCCACCTGTTAGTAGTACTAAGCCAAACAAGCCTAGAGTTAATCAGTGTCTGTCTGTTGATTTATCCGTGCCACCGGTTAGCACCAAGCCAAACAAGCCTAGAGCTAAGCCACAGATGAAAGTTAAAACGATGGTTGATATTTATGCTTCTGCTAAAAGATGCACGTTAGAAGATCTTGACAAGAGAAATGGAACTACGTGGGTGTCCATTTTGAGTCACACGAATCGAGTTGTTGCTGATAAAGTGTCCAAGAAGCGGAAAGCTTCTCCTGTGGGCGTTGGTCCGGTTTATATCGATGCCAAGGGTCAAAAACTGCGGATTCTAACAGAGTTCAGCGAGAAGAAGACTTGTACTACTACTACATTGAGAGAGCAGCATGAGGGTG GTAGTAAAGAAAACAGTAAAAGCTTGAGGAAGAGACGTCTGGGAAAGAAACATTACAAGTATCTTAAACTAACCAATCTCAAAGCCAATAATACATCAGAg CAGGTACCAGATTATCAAAGAGTGTTTTGCGGAGAAGGTAGCAGCAAGGGTCATCGTAGAATCTATAACCAGCGGATGTTATCAAAACCTGGTCTGGTTTCAAAGAGGCTAAATGAGAAAGGACATAAACTTTATGATTTGCGGGATCAGCCAtctgaggatgatgatgattcatGGTCAGGAGGAGAGCGTCTTGTGTTGAGAGGTACTGATTCATCCCCTTTGAAGAAACAGAAGGAAGTCTCTGGAAGGAATAAGGCTATGTTTGGGAGTAAAGGAGCTCAAAGTCGTTCATTTAGAGTTCAGATGAGTGAAAAGGAGGAGGCATCACTTGCAGTAGCTCATTTAGACACCCTCCAAGTCAAGAAGAGACTTGCTTCGATTCAAGAAAATAAGTATCCACTTGGAAAGAATGTCAGCGAGGTTTCTCCTCGTGCAACTAGCATGAGAAAGGTGTCCCCACAATTCGTAGCAAATGGCTGGAGACGACTATCTCTGCCTGTGGAGCTAAAGAAAGCTCGGCTGGATTCgtctgaggaagaagaagctggAAAATGGGAATCTGAAATGACACAAGAACGTGAACTCTCAGATGATGATTATGTTTCTGGTTATGATGATACTCCTTcatttgatgatgatgatgacgaagaAAGTAGTGATGAGGAGGATGAAGATAatagcaacaacaacaacagtagAGCCAATGTGTTGGACAAAAGCAATGATGCTACACCTAGCGAGAGAGCAATGTATTATTACTCTGAAGAAGTTGAGGAAATGATTTATAGGCAAACCACTTGTGATGAAGATGTGAGGTTTGAATCTGAGGTGAGAGGAAAAGGAAGCTTATTTGTAGAGGTTGATACCATTCCCATTCCAGGACCTCCTGGCTCATTTCTACCTAGTCCCAGGGACATGTGTTACGATGAGAATCTTGGAAACTCGTCTGTTATCACAAGCCAGTTCCATTCTTTCGACAGAAACTCATCTGAATCACCTGTTTCTGCTGTTTCAAACGTTGCAGCTGGTAAGTTGAGTTTCCCTGTGGAGTTATCTTCTTCCTACACGACAACACCGATGAGCTTTTGTGTTCCATCTCATCATGAGACAATCACCGAGGCTGAGCTGATGACTGTTGGCAAGACAGAACCACCTCCAAGACTTAGAAGCAACGATCATGAGTCTTGTTGTTGTTGCcagagaaaagagagaatctCTGAGGGGATTGCTTTGAAGCATCAAACATCTCATCTACTGCAGAGAAGAGGTGCTTCTTATTCGTCACATTTGGATACAACAAATCATCCGTTTGAGGAGTCACCGTACATGATCCAGCAAGACTTAGAACTTCAGAGTAAATTCTCCAGCAGAGCTGTTGTTGTGCCTCCAAGTCCTAACCCGGTTTTGCGGTTGATGGGAAAAGACCTGATGGTCATGAACCAAGGAGAAGCAGACAAGGTAGAAGCATCTCGGGATAGCTTAAAACCACCCACTCAGTTTCTTGATTCTCTTCATTGCCCAGCTGGAACCGGCTTATACTTCAACACAGGTCTCTATTTAAGAAACAGTTTCGAGTCAACACATCATCAACCACAGACACCACAAGCACAAGCACAGACACAAACACAAGCTTCACCAGTCCGACACAGTTTTGATGATCATGTAAGGTACTTTTCTCCGAGCTAG
- the LOC103856945 gene encoding uncharacterized protein LOC103856945 isoform X1 produces the protein MFLSTENPPHDPLSSSSPATSSLLHLTTSSHELGQSHLQNFSIRDYAYSNRKNSIKNSWPFSPKSLQICSTHGVTDPLPPFETTASSSSGKQIVSHVHRGTGLAKLGLKGGCSQSRVIKNGFGTSTSVSKSKVEIVVAGTSNNNKNSKKCGRGGGGMVKSKEDTCGGGLVMTTTCPICKTFSSASNTTLNAHIDQCLSADSELPPVSTYKPNKHRVDQRLSVDSAVPPVSSTKPNKPRVNQCLSVDLSVPPVSTKPNKPRAKPQMKVKTMVDIYASAKRCTLEDLDKRNGTTWVSILSHTNRVVADKVSKKRKASPVGVGPVYIDAKGQKLRILTEFSEKKTCTTTTLREQHEGGSSEKKSSSQGSKENSKSLRKRRLGKKHYKYLKLTNLKANNTSEQVPDYQRVFCGEGSSKGHRRIYNQRMLSKPGLVSKRLNEKGHKLYDLRDQPSEDDDDSWSGGERLVLRGTDSSPLKKQKEVSGRNKAMFGSKGAQSRSFRVQMSEKEEASLAVAHLDTLQVKKRLASIQENKYPLGKNVSEVSPRATSMRKVSPQFVANGWRRLSLPVELKKARLDSSEEEEAGKWESEMTQERELSDDDYVSGYDDTPSFDDDDDEESSDEEDEDNSNNNNSRANVLDKSNDATPSERAMYYYSEEVEEMIYRQTTCDEDVRFESEVRGKGSLFVEVDTIPIPGPPGSFLPSPRDMCYDENLGNSSVITSQFHSFDRNSSESPVSAVSNVAAGKLSFPVELSSSYTTTPMSFCVPSHHETITEAELMTVGKTEPPPRLRSNDHESCCCCQRKERISEGIALKHQTSHLLQRRGASYSSHLDTTNHPFEESPYMIQQDLELQSKFSSRAVVVPPSPNPVLRLMGKDLMVMNQGEADKVEASRDSLKPPTQFLDSLHCPAGTGLYFNTGLYLRNSFESTHHQPQTPQAQAQTQTQASPVRHSFDDHVRYFSPS, from the exons ATGTTCTTGTCCACTGAGAACCCACCACATGACCcactttcatcttcttctcctgcTACTTCCAGTTTATTACATCTCACCACTTCTTCACATGAGTTAGGTCAATCCCATCTCCAAAACTTCTCCATCAG AGATTACGCGTATAGTAACAGAAAGAACAGCATCAAGAACAGCTGGCCATTTTCTCCTAAAAGTCTCCAAATTTGTTCAACTCATGGCGTAACTGATCCTTTGCCACCGTTTGAGACAACGGCTAGTTCATCGTCAGGGAAGCAGATCGTATCTCATGTCCATAGAGGAACTGGTTTGGCTAAACTTGGGCTAAAAGGAGGTTGTAGCCAATCAAGGGTCATCAAGAATGGTTTTGGTACGAGTACAAGTGTTTCGAAGTCTAAGGTAGAGATAGTAGTAGCTGGTACAAGTAATAACAACAAGAACAGTAAAAAGTGTggacgaggaggaggaggaatgGTGAAATCCAAAGAAGATACTTGTGGTGGTGGCCTCGTGATGACGACAACATGTCCTATTTGCAAAACCTTCTCATCAGCTTCCAACACTACTTTGAATGCTCACATCGATCAGTGTCTGTCTGCTGATTCAGAACTGCCACCTGTTAGTACTTATAAGCCAAACAAGCATAGAGTTGATCAGCGTCTGTCTGTTGATTCAGCCGTGCCACCTGTTAGTAGTACTAAGCCAAACAAGCCTAGAGTTAATCAGTGTCTGTCTGTTGATTTATCCGTGCCACCGGTTAGCACCAAGCCAAACAAGCCTAGAGCTAAGCCACAGATGAAAGTTAAAACGATGGTTGATATTTATGCTTCTGCTAAAAGATGCACGTTAGAAGATCTTGACAAGAGAAATGGAACTACGTGGGTGTCCATTTTGAGTCACACGAATCGAGTTGTTGCTGATAAAGTGTCCAAGAAGCGGAAAGCTTCTCCTGTGGGCGTTGGTCCGGTTTATATCGATGCCAAGGGTCAAAAACTGCGGATTCTAACAGAGTTCAGCGAGAAGAAGACTTGTACTACTACTACATTGAGAGAGCAGCATGAGGGTGGTAGTAGTGAAAAGAAGAGTTCAAGCCAAGGTAGTAAAGAAAACAGTAAAAGCTTGAGGAAGAGACGTCTGGGAAAGAAACATTACAAGTATCTTAAACTAACCAATCTCAAAGCCAATAATACATCAGAg CAGGTACCAGATTATCAAAGAGTGTTTTGCGGAGAAGGTAGCAGCAAGGGTCATCGTAGAATCTATAACCAGCGGATGTTATCAAAACCTGGTCTGGTTTCAAAGAGGCTAAATGAGAAAGGACATAAACTTTATGATTTGCGGGATCAGCCAtctgaggatgatgatgattcatGGTCAGGAGGAGAGCGTCTTGTGTTGAGAGGTACTGATTCATCCCCTTTGAAGAAACAGAAGGAAGTCTCTGGAAGGAATAAGGCTATGTTTGGGAGTAAAGGAGCTCAAAGTCGTTCATTTAGAGTTCAGATGAGTGAAAAGGAGGAGGCATCACTTGCAGTAGCTCATTTAGACACCCTCCAAGTCAAGAAGAGACTTGCTTCGATTCAAGAAAATAAGTATCCACTTGGAAAGAATGTCAGCGAGGTTTCTCCTCGTGCAACTAGCATGAGAAAGGTGTCCCCACAATTCGTAGCAAATGGCTGGAGACGACTATCTCTGCCTGTGGAGCTAAAGAAAGCTCGGCTGGATTCgtctgaggaagaagaagctggAAAATGGGAATCTGAAATGACACAAGAACGTGAACTCTCAGATGATGATTATGTTTCTGGTTATGATGATACTCCTTcatttgatgatgatgatgacgaagaAAGTAGTGATGAGGAGGATGAAGATAatagcaacaacaacaacagtagAGCCAATGTGTTGGACAAAAGCAATGATGCTACACCTAGCGAGAGAGCAATGTATTATTACTCTGAAGAAGTTGAGGAAATGATTTATAGGCAAACCACTTGTGATGAAGATGTGAGGTTTGAATCTGAGGTGAGAGGAAAAGGAAGCTTATTTGTAGAGGTTGATACCATTCCCATTCCAGGACCTCCTGGCTCATTTCTACCTAGTCCCAGGGACATGTGTTACGATGAGAATCTTGGAAACTCGTCTGTTATCACAAGCCAGTTCCATTCTTTCGACAGAAACTCATCTGAATCACCTGTTTCTGCTGTTTCAAACGTTGCAGCTGGTAAGTTGAGTTTCCCTGTGGAGTTATCTTCTTCCTACACGACAACACCGATGAGCTTTTGTGTTCCATCTCATCATGAGACAATCACCGAGGCTGAGCTGATGACTGTTGGCAAGACAGAACCACCTCCAAGACTTAGAAGCAACGATCATGAGTCTTGTTGTTGTTGCcagagaaaagagagaatctCTGAGGGGATTGCTTTGAAGCATCAAACATCTCATCTACTGCAGAGAAGAGGTGCTTCTTATTCGTCACATTTGGATACAACAAATCATCCGTTTGAGGAGTCACCGTACATGATCCAGCAAGACTTAGAACTTCAGAGTAAATTCTCCAGCAGAGCTGTTGTTGTGCCTCCAAGTCCTAACCCGGTTTTGCGGTTGATGGGAAAAGACCTGATGGTCATGAACCAAGGAGAAGCAGACAAGGTAGAAGCATCTCGGGATAGCTTAAAACCACCCACTCAGTTTCTTGATTCTCTTCATTGCCCAGCTGGAACCGGCTTATACTTCAACACAGGTCTCTATTTAAGAAACAGTTTCGAGTCAACACATCATCAACCACAGACACCACAAGCACAAGCACAGACACAAACACAAGCTTCACCAGTCCGACACAGTTTTGATGATCATGTAAGGTACTTTTCTCCGAGCTAG